The following proteins are co-located in the Manihot esculenta cultivar AM560-2 chromosome 7, M.esculenta_v8, whole genome shotgun sequence genome:
- the LOC110619547 gene encoding chaperone protein dnaJ GFA2, mitochondrial isoform X1, with amino-acid sequence MFRSHGVKLVAWLVRRSPSFNLFEESANSVYKNLLNGSCRRLSTGVCNHGRVIGNYSPKNVNHKHWLLLGSWNANSGTTRSIHGSAHMSSDYYDILGVSKNAGSSEIKKAYYALAKKLHPDTNKDDPEAEKKFQEVSKAYEVLKDDEKRAQYDEVGHDAYERNLNGDFHPGGPGFDNPFDSFFRMDDIFSNIFKQKLGGQDVKVAIELSFMEAVQGCTKTITFQTDTPCEACRGEGIPPGVKPQMCKRCKGTGMVFTQKGFVSLQHTCNQCGGTGQTVSSFCRSCNGSKVVRGTKSVKLDIVPGVDDNETIKVPRSGGADPERNQPGDLFVTIRVREDPVFRREGSNIHVDAVLSVTQAILGGTIQVPTLTGDVVLKVRPGTQPGQKVVLKKKGIKARGSYTFGDQFVHFTVSIPSNLTPRQRELIEEFAKEEQGEYDKRAAGASG; translated from the exons ATGTTTCGCTCTCATGGCGTCAAACTTGTTGCCTGGCTCGTTCGTCGCTCTCCCTCATTCAACCTTTTCGAAGAGTCTGCTAATTCC GTATATAAGAATCTGTTAAATGGGAGTTGTAGGAGATTGAGTACTGGGGTTTGCAACCATGGTAGAGTTATTGGCAATTACTCTCCCAAAAATG TTAATCACAAACACTGGCTGTTATTGGGATCTTGGAATGCCAATTCTGGCACAACAAGGTCAATTCATGGCTCTG cTCATATGTCAAGTGATTATTATGACATACTTGGTGTTAGCAAGAATGCAGGTTCATCTGAGATAAAGAAAGCTTATTATGCG CTGGCTAAGAAACTCCATCCTGATACAAATAAAGATGATCCTGAAGCTGAAAAGAAGTTTCAAGAAGTTTCAAAAGCATACGAG GTTCTGAAAGATGATGAAAAGCGTGCACAATATGATGAG GTTGGCCATGATGCATATGAACGTAATCTTAATGGAGATTTTCATCCTGGTGGGCCAGGATTCGATAATCCCTTTGACAGCTTCTTCAGAATGGATGAT ATATTCAGCAATATATTCAAGCAGAAGCTGGGTGGCCAAGATGTCAAG GTTGCTATTGAGCTATCCTTCATGGAAGCTGTTCAGGGATGCACCAAAACTATCACATTTCAAACTGATACACCTTGTGAAGCTTGTC GTGGTGAAGGTATTCCTCCTGGAGTAAAACCCCAAATGTGTAAGAGGTGTAAAGGCACTGGCATg GTGTTCACTCAAAAAGGCTTTGTTAGTCTTCAACATACTTGTAATCAGTGCGGTGGAACTGGGCAAACTGTATCG AGCTTTTGCAGGTCATGCAATGGAAGTAAAGTAGTGAGAGGAACAAAGTCTGTCAAATTGGATATTGTGCCAG GAGTGGATGACAACGAAACCATAAAGGTGCCGAGAAGTGGTGGAGCAGACCCAGAGAGAAATCAACCTGGTGATCTATTTGTAACCATCAGG GTTCGGGAAGATCCTGTTTTccgaagggaaggctctaacATTCATGTGGATGCTGTTTTGAGTGTTACTCAG GCAATATTGGGGGGAACCATCCAGGTCCCTACTCTTACAGGAGATGTTGTACTTAAG GTCCGACCTGGCACCCAGCCTGGCCAGAAGGTGGTCCTGAAGAAAAAAG GGATTAAAGCTCGCGGCTCATATACCTTTGGTGACCAATTTGTGCACTTCACTGTCAGCATTCCATC GAACTTGACTCCCAGACAGCGGGAATTGATTGAAGAGTTTGCCAAAGAAGAACAGGGCGAATATGATAAGCGTGCTGCTGGAGCCTCTGGGTGA
- the LOC110619547 gene encoding chaperone protein dnaJ GFA2, mitochondrial isoform X2 codes for MSSDYYDILGVSKNAGSSEIKKAYYALAKKLHPDTNKDDPEAEKKFQEVSKAYEVLKDDEKRAQYDEVGHDAYERNLNGDFHPGGPGFDNPFDSFFRMDDIFSNIFKQKLGGQDVKVAIELSFMEAVQGCTKTITFQTDTPCEACRGEGIPPGVKPQMCKRCKGTGMVFTQKGFVSLQHTCNQCGGTGQTVSSFCRSCNGSKVVRGTKSVKLDIVPGVDDNETIKVPRSGGADPERNQPGDLFVTIRVREDPVFRREGSNIHVDAVLSVTQAILGGTIQVPTLTGDVVLKVRPGTQPGQKVVLKKKGIKARGSYTFGDQFVHFTVSIPSNLTPRQRELIEEFAKEEQGEYDKRAAGASG; via the exons ATGTCAAGTGATTATTATGACATACTTGGTGTTAGCAAGAATGCAGGTTCATCTGAGATAAAGAAAGCTTATTATGCG CTGGCTAAGAAACTCCATCCTGATACAAATAAAGATGATCCTGAAGCTGAAAAGAAGTTTCAAGAAGTTTCAAAAGCATACGAG GTTCTGAAAGATGATGAAAAGCGTGCACAATATGATGAG GTTGGCCATGATGCATATGAACGTAATCTTAATGGAGATTTTCATCCTGGTGGGCCAGGATTCGATAATCCCTTTGACAGCTTCTTCAGAATGGATGAT ATATTCAGCAATATATTCAAGCAGAAGCTGGGTGGCCAAGATGTCAAG GTTGCTATTGAGCTATCCTTCATGGAAGCTGTTCAGGGATGCACCAAAACTATCACATTTCAAACTGATACACCTTGTGAAGCTTGTC GTGGTGAAGGTATTCCTCCTGGAGTAAAACCCCAAATGTGTAAGAGGTGTAAAGGCACTGGCATg GTGTTCACTCAAAAAGGCTTTGTTAGTCTTCAACATACTTGTAATCAGTGCGGTGGAACTGGGCAAACTGTATCG AGCTTTTGCAGGTCATGCAATGGAAGTAAAGTAGTGAGAGGAACAAAGTCTGTCAAATTGGATATTGTGCCAG GAGTGGATGACAACGAAACCATAAAGGTGCCGAGAAGTGGTGGAGCAGACCCAGAGAGAAATCAACCTGGTGATCTATTTGTAACCATCAGG GTTCGGGAAGATCCTGTTTTccgaagggaaggctctaacATTCATGTGGATGCTGTTTTGAGTGTTACTCAG GCAATATTGGGGGGAACCATCCAGGTCCCTACTCTTACAGGAGATGTTGTACTTAAG GTCCGACCTGGCACCCAGCCTGGCCAGAAGGTGGTCCTGAAGAAAAAAG GGATTAAAGCTCGCGGCTCATATACCTTTGGTGACCAATTTGTGCACTTCACTGTCAGCATTCCATC GAACTTGACTCCCAGACAGCGGGAATTGATTGAAGAGTTTGCCAAAGAAGAACAGGGCGAATATGATAAGCGTGCTGCTGGAGCCTCTGGGTGA
- the LOC110619514 gene encoding clustered mitochondria protein, whose product MAGKSNKGRNRRGSNNSVNSSESVVSSTAPVKDDLTAAESGKADANGAPAVSEPINAMQDGKESETANSVNGTKQGELHLYPVSVKTQSGEKLELQLNPGDSVMDIRQFLLDAPETCFFTCYDLLLRTKDGSTHQLEDYNEISEVADITTGGCSLEMVAAPYDDRSIRAHVHRTRELLSLSTLHASLSTSLALEYENKASSSDMVKAEVPELDGLGFMEDVAGSLGKLLSASSKEIKCVESIVFSSFNPPPSYRRLVGDLLYLDVVTLEGNKFCITGTTKAFYVNSSTGNVLDPRPSKANSEATTLIGLLQKISSKFKKTFREILERKASAHPFENVQSLLPPNSWLGLYPIPDHRRDAARAEDALTLSYGSELIGMQRDWNEELQSCREFPHTTPQERILRDRALYKVTSDFVDAAINGAIGVISRCIPPINPTDPECFHMYVHNNIFFSFAVDADLEQLSKKRSADINSKADNTTTAQNSSEKVSNDSTHENSGVSNGACDGSTTVEGNGVVESTPLLSSETQLAESEQATYASANNDLKGTKAYQEADVPGLYNLAMAIIDYRGHRVVAQSVLPGILQGDKSDSLLYGSVDNGKKICWNEEFHSKVLEAAKRLHLKEHEVVDGSGNIFKLAAPVECKGIVGSDDRHYLLDLMRVTPRDANYKGPGSRFCILRPELIAAFCQSESVKRSKSKPKAEDEAHATAESSEVAGADEQEKPEADIPPSSADSQEITHKGRVETVEECASGSCESHDEILLNPNVFTEFKLAGNPEEIAKDEENVRKASSYLADTVLPKFIQDLCTLEVSPMDGQTLTEALHAHGINMRYIGRIAEGTKHLPHLWDLCSNEIVVRSAKHILKDVLRDTEDQDLGSAISHFFNCFFGNCQAVGVKAASNSSQPRSQKKDQAGNQSSGKSSKGQTRWKGASARKNQSSHMNVSSETVWSDIKEFAKLKYQFELPEDARSWVKKVSVIRNLCQKVGVTVAACKYDLNAAAPFQTSDILDLQPVVKHSVPVCSEAKDLVETGKVQLAEGMLSEAYTLFSEAFSILQQVTGPMHREVANCCRYLAMVLYHAGDMGGAIIQQHKELIINERCLGLDHPDTAHSYGNMALFYHGLNQTELALRHMSRALLLLSLSSGPDHPDVAATFINVAMMYQDIGKMNTALRYLQEALKKNERLLGEEHIQTAVCYHALAIAFNCMGAFKLSHQHEKKTYDILVKQLGEEDSRTRDSQNWMKTFKMRELQMNAQKQKGQALNATSAQKAIDILKAHPDLIQAFQAAAAAGGSGSSSASVNKSLNAAIIGETLPRGRGVDERAARAAAEVRKKAAARGLLIRPHGVPVQALPPLTQLLNIINSGMTPDAVDNEEANGVKKEVNDQPPDGSVDANKDEIPAQEDPAPVGLGKGLASLDTKKQKTKQKPAA is encoded by the exons ATGGCTGGGAAATCTAATAAAGGAAGGAACCGGAGGGGTTCAAATAACTCAGTAAATTCCTCAGAGTCGGTGGTGTCTTCCACTGCTCCTGTGAAAGATGACCTAACAGCTGCAGAATCTGGCAAAGCTGATGCTAATGGAGCACCAGCTGTGAGTGAACCAATTAATGCCATGCAAGATGGAAAGGAGTCTGAAACAGCAAATTCAGTGAATGGAACTAAGCAAG GTGAGCTTCATCTGTATCCAGTCTCTGTCAAAACACAGAGTGGTGAGAAGCTTGAGCTGCAA TTGAATCCTGGAGATTCTGTCATGGATATAAGACAATTCCTTCTTGATGCTCCTGAGACATGTTTCTTCACTTGCTATGACTTGCTTCTGCGCACAAAAGATGGTTCAACTCACCAGCTTGAAGATTATAATGAAATTTCTGAAGTAGCTGACATTACTACTGGGGGTTGTTCCTTGGAGATGGTTGCTG CCCCTTATGATGATAGATCAATCAGGGCTCATGTCCACCGCACGAGAGAATTATTGTCACTTTCCACACTTCATGCTTCACTTTCAACATCACTTGCATTAGAGTACGAAAACAAGGCTTCAAGTTCAG ATATGGTGAAAGCCGAGGTCCCTGAGCTTGACGGGCTGGGATTTATGGAGGATGTTGCTGGCTCACTTGGTAAGTTGCTATCAGCTTCATCAAAAGAGATCAAATGTGTGGAGAGTATTGTGTTCTCATCATTCAATCCTCCTCCAAGCTATAGAAG GCTTGTCGGAGATCTACTATATTTGGATGTAGTGACATTGGAAGGTAATAAGTTCTGTATTACTGGAACCACAAAAGCATTTTATGTCAATTCAAGCACAGGCAATGTCCTTGACCCAAGGCCTAGTAAAGCTAATTCTGAAGCTACAACCCTTATCGGGCTCCTGCAAAAAATCAGCTCCAAGTTCAAAAAAA CCTTTCGTGAAATTTTGGAGCGGAAGGCCTCTGCACATCCTTTTGAAAATGTTCAATCTCTTCTGCCGCCGAATTCATGGCTAGGATTATATCCAATTCCTG ATCACAGACGTGATGCAGCTAGAGCAGAGGATGCACTGACGCTTTCATATGGCAGTGAGTTGATTGGCATGCAGCGAGATTGGAATGAGGAGTTGCAATCCTGTCGAGAGTTTCCCCATACAACACCTCAGGAAAG GATCTTGCGGGATAGGGCTCTCTACAAAGTCACTTCTGATTTTGTTGATGCAGCAATTAATGGTGCTATTGGAGTCATCAGCCGATGTATCCCCCCCATAAATCCAACAGATCCAGAGTGCTTTCATAT GTATGTCCACAACAACATATTCTTCAGTTTTGCTGTGGATGCGGACCTTGAGCAGCTATCTAAGAAACGTTCTGCAGATATTAATTCGAAAGCAGATAACACTACCACTGCTCAAAATTCATCAGAAAAGGTCTCAAATGATTCGACACATGAGAACAGTGGTGTTTCTAATGGGGCATGTGATGGATCAACTACAGTAGAAGGTAATGGTGTTGTGGAATCAACTCCTCTATTGTCCTCTGAGACCCAGTTGGCTGAGAGTGAGCAGGCCACATATGCCTCTGCGAACAATGATCTGAAAGGCACCAAGGCCTACCAGGAAGCTGATGTCCCTGGATTGTATAACCTTGCCATGGCCATAATTGATTACAGGGGTCATAGAGTGGTGGCACAG AGTGTTTTACCTGGCATTCTTCAAGGGGATAAGTCGGATTCCCTTCTGTATGGTTCTGTTGACAATGGCAAGAAAATATGCTGGAATGAGGAATTTCATTCCAAG GTGCTGGAAGCTGCCAAGCGCCTCCATCTAAAGGAGCATGAAGTTGTAGATGGATCtggaaatattttcaaattagcTGCACCAGTAGAATGTAAAGGCATTGTTGGTAGTGATGACAG GCATTATCTTCTGGATttgatgagagtaacacctcgTGATGCAAACTACAAGGGACCAGGATCCCGATTTTGTATTTTGAGACCAGAACTGATTGCTGCCTTTTGCCAG TCTGAATCTGTAAAGAGATCAAAAAGTAAGCCTAAAGCTGAGGATGAGGCTCATGCAACTGCAGAGTCTTCTGAGGTTGCTGGTGCTGATGAACAGGAGAAGCCAGAGGCAGACATTCCTCCATCTTCTGCTGACAGTCAA GAGATAACCCACAAAGGGAGGGTTGAGACTGTTGAAGAATGTGCTTCTGGAAGCTGTGAATCACATGATGAAATACTACTTAACCCTAATGTTTTTACTGAGTTTAAGCTTGCTGGGAATCCAGAG GAGATAGCAAAGGATGAAGAAAATGTCAGGAAAGCTAGTTCTTATCTTGCAGATACTGTGCTTCCAAAATTCATCCAAGATCTTTGCACACTTGAAGTGTCACCTATGGATGGGCAGACTCTTACTGAAGCACTACATGCCCACGGAATTAATATGCGCTATATTGGAAGG ATTGCTGAAGGGACGAAACATTTACCTCATCTGTGGGATCTTTGTTCTAATGAGATCGTAGTCAGATCTGCTAAGCACATCCTCAAG GATGTACTGAGGGATACAGAAGATCAAGATCTTGGTTCAGCTATCTCACATTTTTTCAACTGCTTCTTTGGAAATTGTCAAGCTGTAGGAGTAAAAGCTGCTTCTAACAGTTCACAGCCAAGATCACAAAAGAAA GACCAAGCTGGCAATCAATCTTCTGGAAAATCATCTAAGGGCCAAACAAGGTGGAAAGGAGCATCTGCAAGAAAAAATCAATCTTCACATATGAATGTCAGCTCAGAGACTGTATGGTCTGACATCAAGGAATTTGCAAAACTCAAATATCAG TTTGAGTTGCCAGAGGATGCAAGGTCGTGGGTGAAGAAAGTTTCAGTTATTCGTAATCTTTGCCAAAAG GTGGGAGTTACGGTTGCAGCTTGCAAATATGATCTTAATGCTGCAGCACCGTTCCAAACATCAGATATCTTAGATCTGCAACCAGTTGTGAAGCACTCTGTTCCAGTATGTTCGGAAGCTAAGGATCTTGTGGAAACAGGAAAAGTTCAATTAGCTGAG GGTATGCTTAGTGAAGCCTATACATTATTCTCGGAGGCATTTTCCATTCTTCAACAG GTGACTGGTCCGATGCATCGGGAAGTTGCCAACTGTTGTAG GTACCTTGCCATGGTTTTGTACCATGCTGGAGATATGGGTGGAGCAATAATACAACAGCACAAGGAATTAATCATAAATGAACGCTGCCTGGGCTTAGACCATCCTGATACTGCTCACAG CTATGGCAATATGGCTCTTTTCTACCATGGACTCAATCAGACAGAACTTGCGCTGCGGCACATGTCCCGTGCACTGCTTTTACTGAGTTTGTCATCTGGCCCAGATCATCCTGATGTAGCTGCAACATTTATAAATGTTGCAATGATGTACCAGGACATTGGAAAGATGAACACAGCTCTTCGGTATCTGCAAGAGGCCTTGAAAAAGAATGAGAGACTTCTAGGAGAGGAACATATCCAAACTGCTGTATGCTATCATGCTCTTGCCATTGCATTTAACTGTATGGGTGCATTCAAGCTCTCCCACCAG CATGAAAAGAAGACCTATGATATACTTGTCAAGCAACTTGGTGAGGAGGACTCAAGGACGCGGGACTCCCAAAACTGGATGAAGACATTTAAAATGCGTGAACTTCAG ATGAATGCACAAAAGCAGAAGGGCCAGGCTCTGAATGCAACTTCTGCTCAGAAAGCAATTGATATCTTGAAG GCACATCCTGACTTGATACAGGCATTCCAAGCTGCTGCTGCAGCTGGAGGATCTGGGAGTTCTAGTGCTTCAGTCAACAAATCTCTAAATGCAGCAATAATTGGGGAGACCCTTCCTAGGGGCAGAGGCGTAGATGAAAGGGCTGCTCGTGCAGCAGCAGAAGTTAGGAAGAAAGCAGCAGCTAGAGGCCTTTTGATTCGCCCACATGGTGTCCCTGTCCAAGCTTTGCCACCACTTACTCAGCTCCTCAACATCATTAATTCAGGGATGACCCCTGATGCGGTCGACAACGAGGAAGCAAATGGCGTGAAGAAGGAAGTGAACGATCAACCTCCTGATGGATCAGTAGATGCGAATAAAGATGAAATACCAGCACAAGAAGATCCAGCTCCAGTCGGATTGGGCAAGGGCTTAGCATCATTGGATACCAAGAaacagaaaacaaaacaaaaacctgCGGCTTAA